The DNA sequence TTTGACGTCCGCCCGGTCGCCCGTTGACGGTGTGCTGTGGCGGTGAGCCAAAGTGGAACTGGGCAAGCTTCCTGATAGGCCCGAGTGAAACGGTCAACCCCTGCGGGAGGGACACGGTGGAGTCTGGCGTGGCGGCGCAGGGTTCGAAGGCGCGTACAAAAGGCGGACAGTCCGTGAAAAAGCAGCGCAATGGCACCGTCGAAGTGGACGCGGCAGCTCTGAACAGGCTGCTCGCCGGCCTCGTGGCGATGCGCGACGGCAACTTCCGCCGGCGGCTCACCGTCTCCGGCGACGGTGTGATGACGGAGATCTCCGCGGTCTTCAACGAGGTCGCGGACCGCAACCTCCACCTCACCGGTGAGCTGGCCCGGGTGCGGCGCGTGGTCGGCCGGGAGGGAAAGCTCACGGAGCGGCTGGAGACGGGCGCCTGCGAGGGTTCCTGGGCCGCCGCGATCGACGCCTCCAACGAGCTCGTCGACGATCTCGCGCGACCGGTCTCCGAAGTGGGCCGGGTGCTGTCGGCGGTCGCCGACGGTGATCTGGAGCAGCGGATGGAGCTGCGGTCGCACACGACGGACGAGACGGTCCGGCCGCTGCGCGGCGAGTTCCTGAAGGTCGCCCGTACGGTCAACAACCTGGTCGACCAGCTGTCGGTCTTCACCGAGCAGGTGACCCGGGTCGCCGTCGAGGTGGGTACCGAGGGCAAGCTCGGCGGGCAGGCGCAGGTGCGCGGGATGTCCGGGTCCTGGAAGGACCTCACGGACTCCGTCAACACCATGGCGTACCGGCTGACGGCCCAGGTGCGGGACATCGCGCTGGTGACGACGGCGGTCGCCAAGGGTGATCTGTCGCGGAAGGTCACCGTCCACGTGGCCGGCGAGATGCTCCAGCTGAAGAACACCGTCAACACGATGGTCGATCAGTTGTCCTCGTTCTCCTCAGAGGTGACACGCGTCGCCCGTGAGGTGGGTACGGAGGGCGAGCTGGGCGGCCAGGCGACCGTGCCGGGTGTGGCGGGCGTGTGGAAGGACCTCACCGACTCCGTCAACACGATGGCGGGCAACCTCACCTCCCAGGTGCGCGGGATCGCGGAGGTGACGACGGCGGTCGCCAGCGGTGACCTGACGCAGAAGGTCACGGTGAGCGCGCGCGGCGAGGTCGCGCAGCTCGCCGAGACGATCAACCAGATGACCGAGACGCTGCGCACCTTCGCCGACGAGGTGACCCGGGTGGCGAGCGAGGTCGGCGGCGAGGGGCTGCTCGGCGGGCAGGCGCAGGTGCCGGGTGCGGCCGGGACCTGGAAGGACCTCACCGACTCGGTGAACACGGTCTTCAGGAATCTGACGACCCAGGTGCGCGACATCGCGCAGGTGACGACGGCGGTGGCCAGCGGCGACATGTCGCAGAAGGTCACGGTCGACGTGGCCGGGGAGATGCTGGAGCTGAAGAACACCGTCAACACGATGGTGGACCAGCTTCAGTCGTTCGGTTCCGAGGTGACCCGCGTGGCCCGGGAGGTCGGCGTCGAGGGCCGGCTCGGGGGCCAGGCCGAGGTGCCGGGGGCAGCGGGGACGTGGAAGGACCTCACCGACTCGGTGAACACCGCGTTCCGCAACCTGACCGGCCAGGTCCGGGACATCGCGCAGGTCACCACCGCGGTCGCGAACGGTGACCTGTCGCAGAAGGTCACCGTGGACGTGGCCGGGGAGATGCTGGAGCTGAAGAACACCGTCAACACGATGGTGGCGCAGCTGTCCAGCTTCGCCGACCAGGTGACGCGGATGGCCCGGGACGTGGGCACCGAGGGCCGCCTCGGCGGGCAGGCGCGCGTGGACGGTGTGTCGGGTACGTGGAAGGAACTCACGGACTCCGTCAACTTCATGGCCGGCAATCTCACCTCTCAGGTGAGGCAGATCGCCCAGGTGACGACGGCGGTGGCGCGGGGCGACCTGTCGCAGAAGATCGACGTGGACGCCCGGGGCGAGATCCTGGAGCTCAAGAACACCATCAACACGATGGTCGACCAGCTCTCCGCCTTCGCCGACCAGGTCACCCGGGTCGCGCGCGAGGTGGGCACGGACGGGCGTCTCGGCGGTCAGGCGCAGGTGCCCGGTGTGGCCGGGGTGTGGCGTGATCTCACCGATTCGGTGAACGGTATGGCCGGGAACCTCACCGCTCAGGTCCGTAACATCGCGCAGGTCGCCACGGCGGTGGCGCGCGGTGACCTGTCGCAGAAGATCGACGTGGACGCCCGGGGCGAGATCCTGGAGCTCAAGAACACCCTCAACACGATGGTGGACCAGCTGTCCAACTTCGCGGAGCAGGTGACCCGGGTCGCCCGCGAAGTGGGCACGGAGGGCATCCTCGGCGGTCAGGCCGAGGTTCAGGGGGTCTCCGGTACGTGGAAGGACCTCACCCAGTCCGTCAACGGCATGGCGAACAACCTGACCCTCCAGGTCCGCAACATCGCCGAGGTCACCACCGCGGTCGCCAAGGGTGATCTCTCCAAGAAGATCACCGTCGACGCCAAGGGCGAGATCCTCGAACTGGTCACGACCGTCAACACCATGGTCGACCAGCTGCTGAACTTCGCGGACGAGGTCTCGCGCGTGGCCCGCGAGGTGGGTACCGAGGGCATTCTCGGCGGTCAGGCACGGGTGCGCGGGGCGACCGGCATCTGGAAGGACCTCAGCGAGAACGTCAACCTGATGGCCAACAACCTGACCAGCCAGGTGCGCAACATCTCCCGGGTCTCCTCGGCGGTCGCCAACGGTGATCTGACGAAGAAGGTCACGGTGGAGGCGCGCGGCGAGGTCGCTGAGCTGGCCGACACCGTCAACACGATGGTGACGACGCTGTCCTCGTTCGCCGACGAGGTCACGCGCGTGGCCCGTGAGGTGGGCACGGAAGGTGAACTGGGCGGCCAGGCGCGGGTGCCGGGAGTCGCCGGTACGTGGAAGGACCTCACGGAGTCCGTGAACTCGATGGCCTCCAATCTGACCGGTCAGGTGCGGCAGATCGCCACGGTCACGACCGCCATCGCCAAGGGCGACCTGACCAAGAAGATCGACATCGACGCGCGCGGTGAGATCCAGGAGCTGAAGAACACCATCAACACGATGGTCGATCAGCTGTCCTCGTTCGCGGAGCAGGTGACCCGGGTGGCCCGTGAGGTGGGCACCGAGGGGCAGCTGGGCGGTCAGGCGCGAGTACGGGACGTCGACGGGACCTGGCGCGACCTCACCGAGTCGGTGAACGAGATGGCCGGGAACCTGACCCGTCAGGTCCGCGCCATCGCGGCCGTCGCCACCGCGGTGACCCGCGGCGATCTGAATCTGAAGATCGACGTGGACGCGGCCGGCGAGATCCAGGTCCTCCAGGACAACATCAACACGATGATCGCGAACCTGCGCGACACCACCCTCGCCAACAAGGAGCAGGACTGGCTGAAGGGCAACCTGGCCCGGATCTCCGGTCTGATGCAGGGCCGCCGCGATCTGGACGACGTGGCCTCGCTGATCATGAGCGAGCTGACGCCGGTGGTCTCGGCGCAGCACGGCGCGTTCTTCCTGGCGATGGCCACGGGCGACTCGGACGAGGTGGGTCCGGACGACGGTGCGGCCGACGCCTACGAGCTGCGGATGCGGGGGAGTTACGGCTACTCGGCGGGTTCGATGCCGACCTCGTTCCGGCCCGGTGAGACGCTCATCGGGACGGCGGCCGAGGAGAAGCGGACGATCCAGGTGGACAACGTGCCGCCGGGCTATCTGAAGATCTCCTCCGGGCTGGGCGAGGCCCCTCCGGCGCATGTGATCGTGTTGCCGGTGCTCTTCGAGGGCAAGGTCCTCGGCGTGATCGAACTGGCCTCCTTCCAGCCGTTCACGCATATCCAGCGGGACTTCCTCAACCAGCTCGCCGAGATGATCGCGACGAGCGTCAACACGATCAGCGTCAACACCAAGACCGAGAAACTCCTGGAGCAGTCGCAGGAGCTGACCGAACAGCTGCGGGACCGCTCGCAGGAGTTGGAGAACCGGCAGAAGGCCCTCCAGGCGTCCAACGCCGAACTGGAGGAGAAGGCCGAGCTGCTGGCCCAGCAGAACCGCGACATCGAGGTGAAGAACACCGAGATCGAGGAGGCACGGCAGGTGCTGGAGGAGCGGGCCGAGCAGCTCGCGGTCTCGATGCGCTACAAGTCCGAGTTCCTGGCGAACATGTCGCACGAGCTGCGCACGCCGCTCAACTCGCTGCTGATCCTCGCCAAGTTGCTGGCGGACAACGCCGAGGGCAACCTCTCGCCGAAGCAGGTGGAGTTCGCCGAGACGATTCACGGGGCCGGTTCCGACCTGCTCCAGCTGATCAACGACATCCTCGACCTGTCGAAGGTCGAGGCGGGCAAGATGGACGTCAGCCCGACCAGGATCGCGCTGGTCCAGCTGGTCGACTACGTGGAGGCCACCTTCCGACCGCTCACGGCGGAGAAGGGGCTCGACTTCTCCGTACGGGTGTCGCCGGAGCTTCCCGCGACGCTGCACACCGACGAGCAGCGGCTGCTCCAGGTGCTGCGCAACCTGCTCTCCAACGCGGTGAAGTTCACCGACAGCGGTGCGGTGGAGCTGGTGATCCGGCCGGCCGGCGCCGATGTGCCGAACGCGATCCGGGAGCACCTGCTGGAAGCCGGTTCGCTGCGGGACGCGGACGCCGATCTGATCGCCTTCTCGGTCACCGACACCGGGATCGGGATCGCGTCCAGCAAGATGCTGGTGATCTTCGAGGCGTTCAAGCAGGCGGACGGCACGACGAGCCGGAAGTACGGCGGCACCGGCCTCGGTCTCTCCATCAGCCGGGAGATCGCGCGGCTGCTCGGCGGCGAGATCCACGCCGCGAGCGAGCCGGGACGCGGTTCCACCTTCACCCTGTACCTGCCGCTGCACCGCGCCGAACTGCCGCCCCAGGGCTTCCCCCCGGTGGGTTCCGGTTCGGCCGAGGTGCTGGGCGGTGCGGGAGAGATGGGGCACGCGCAGTCCCCGCAGGGCCAGTCGGCTCCGTACGGCGACCCGGCCAACTCCGCGGGGATGTTCCGGCGGCGCCGCAAGGCCCTGGGGGACGCGGCCCGTAGGGCCGCGCTGCCGGCCGGCCGGACCACGTCCGAAAGCTCCCCGCAGCAGGAGGAGTGGGTGCAGGGGAGCCAGGACGAGAGCCAGGTCCAGGGCGAGGCCGCGGCGCAGGACCGGGAACCCCGGCGGACGTTCCGCTTCCGCGGTGAGAAGGTCCTCATCGTCGACGACGACATCCGTAACGTCTTCGCGCTCACCAGCGTGCTGGAGCAGCACGGGCTGGCGGTGCTGTACGCGGAGAACGGCCGTGAGGGCATCGAAGTCCTGGAGCAGCACGACGATGTGACGGTCGTGCTGATGGACATCATGATGCCCGAGATGGACGGTTACGCGACGACGACCGCGATCCGTCGGATGCCGCAGTTCGCCGGGCTGCCGATCGTCGCGCTCACCGCGAAGGCGATGAAGGGCGACCGGGAGAAGGCCATCGAATGCGGGGCTTCCGACTATGTGACGAAGCCGGTCGATCCTGATCACTTGCTTGCGGTGATGGAGCAGTGGATGCACGGAGAGTGATGGAGTGTGGAACGAATGAGCGTGAATTGTTGACCGACTGTGCTCATGCGGGTGTGAACGCGCTGTATTCGGGGAACCTTCTGGTCTCCCACCGCGTTTGCGGTATGTGCACAGTGACATCGCGGTGACAGGGTGTGGTGACGGGCGGGGTGCGGCTACCATGACCGGCACAAGGACGGACGGCGTAAGGGAGTCGTCCCCTGGGGCGGCACCCGGTGCATTTCCGGGGCGAGGAGGGCGGGCCATGGTACAGAAGGCCAAGATCCTCCTGGTCGATGACCGGCCGGAGAATCTGCTGGCGCTGGAGGCCATCCTCTCTGCGCTCGATCAGACACTGGTCCGGGCATCGTCAGGGGAGGAGGCGCTCAAAGCGCTGCTCACGGACGACTTCGCGGTCATTCTGCTGGACGTCCAGATGCCGGGCATGGACGGTTTCGAGACCGCCGCGCACATCAAGCGGCGGGAGCGGACCCGGGACATCCCGATCATCTTCCTCACCGCGATCAACCACGGTCCGCATCACACCTTCCGCGGTTACGCGGCCGGCGCGGTGGACTACATCTCGAAGCCGTTCGACCCGTGGGTGCTGCGGGCCAAGGTCTCGGTCTTCGTCGAGCTCTACATGAAGAACTGCAAGCTTCGCGAGCAGGCCGCTCTGCTGCGCCTCCAGTTGGAGGGCGACGGCCACGCGGGTGGCGAGCACGAGAAGGAGCCGACCGGTCTGCTGGCCGAACTCTCCGCGCGGCTCGCGGCGGTCGAGGAACAGGCGGAAGCGCTCTCCAAGCAGCTCGACGACGAATCCGCGGACGCCGCGGCGGTGGCCACCGCCGCCCACCTCGAACGCAAGCTGACCGGCCTGCGCCGCGCGCTCGACGCGCTGGAGCCGGGCACCGGCGGGGGTACGGGCGTACTGCCCGCACAGAGCTGACGATTCCCGCCCCTCCCGTCGGCGCGCGCCCGCCGCCGCCGTGAGGCGACGTCAGTTCCCTGCCGCCCGGAGGCGACACGGTCGGGTGAACCAGTAGGCGAACGTGTTCACGGGCGACGACAGCGGTAACCTCGGCACCATGGCCTCACGTACGTCCGGCAAGGGTTCCCAGGGCACGGCGGGCACCGCGAAGCGCGTCGGCCGTACCTCGGGCCCGGCGAAGAAAGCCGCGCCCGCCAAGAAGACCGCGCCCAAGAAGTCGGCCGCGCCCCCGAAGAAGGCGCCCCCGAAGAAGACGGCGGCCAAGAAGCCCGCGCCCAAACCCGCGCCGTCGCCCACCGGGGGCGTCTACCGGCTGGTGCGGGCGGTCTGGCTCGGGGCGGCGCACGGCATCGGCGCGCTGTTCCGCTCGATAGGGCGCGGGGCCAAGGGACTTGACCCCGCGCACCGCAAGGACGGGCTCGCTCTGCTGCTGCTCGGTCTGGCGCTGATCGTCGCCGCGGGCACCTGGTCCAATCTCCAGGGACCGGTCGGCGACCTGGTGGAGATGCTGGTGACCGGGGCCTTCGGCCGGCTCGACCTGCTCGCGCCGATACTGCTGGGCGCGATGGCGGTGCGGCTGATCCTGTACCCCGAGCGGCCCGACGCCAACGGCCGTATCGTCATCGGGCTGTCCGCCCTGGTCATCGGAGTGCTCGGCCAGGTCCACATCGCCTGCGGTTCGCCGGGCCGGGACGCGGGCACCGAGGCGATGCAGGACGCGGGCGGGCTGATCGGCTGGGCCACCTCCAAGCCGCTGATCTTCATGATGGGCGAGGTCCTCGCCGTACCGCTGCTGGTGCTGCTGACCGTGTTCGGGCTCCTCGTCGTCACCGCCACCCCGGTCAACGCCATTCCGCAGCGGCTGCGTCAGCTCGGGGTCCGCCTCGGCATCGTGGAACCGGCGCCCGAGGCCGCCGAGGGATACGAGGACGACGACGAGCGTTACGACGAACAGTGGCGCGAGGCGCTGCCCGAGCGGACGCGTCGGCGTGGCACGCGGCGCCCGGACGCGGACCCCGTCCACGATCACGACCAGGCCGAGGCGGAAGCGCTCACCAAGCGCAGGAGGTCCCGCAGGCCCTCCGCGCAGCCCGCGATGAACCGGCCGCTGGACGCGGTGGACGTCGCCGCTGCCGCTGCCGCCGCCCTCGACGGAGCCGTGCTCAACGGCATGCCGCCCTCACCGATCGTCGCCGACCTGACCCAGGGCGTCTCCACGGACCGGGAGCGCACCGGGACGCCCGTCCCCGGGGCCCGGGAGGCCGAGCGGGACGGCACGGGGAGGACCGGGGCCGGGCGTGGGCAGGGCCGGTCCGGGGCCGCCGACGACGCGGCCGGCGGTGACCGTTCCGGTGACGTCTCCGGCCGGTCCGGCGCCGTTCCCGACCTGACGAAGCCCGCGCCGGAGCGCGCCGAGGGCCTGCCCGCCCGCGCCGAGCAGCTCCAGCTCTCCGGCGACATCACGTACTCGCTGCCCTCGCTCGACCTGCTGGAGCGCGGCGGACCGGGCAAGACCCGCAGCGCCGCCAACGACGCGGTCGTCGCCTCGCTGACCAACGTCTTCACCGAGTTCAAGGTCGACGCCGCGGTCACCGGGTTCACCCGGGGCCCGACCGTCACCCGCTACGAGATCGAGCTCGGCCCCGCCGTGAAGGTCGAGAAGATCACGGCACTGGCCAAGAACATCGCCTACGCCGTGGCCAGCCCGGACGTGCGGATCATCTCGCCGATCCCCGGCAAGTCCGCCGTCGGCATCGAGATCCCCAACTCCGACCGCGAGATGGTCAACCTCGGCGATGTGCTGCGCCTCGCGGACGCGGCCGAGGACGACCACCCGATGCTCGTGGCGCTCGGCAAGAACGTCGAGGGCGGCTACGAGATGGCCAACCTCGCCAAGATGCCGCACGTCCTGGTCGCCGGCGCCACCGGTTCCGGCAAGTCCTCCTGCATCAACTGCCTGATCACCTCGATCATGGTGCGGGCCACCCCCGACGACGTACGGATGGTCCTCGTCGACCCCAAGCGCGTCGAGCTCACCGCGTACGAGGGCATTCCCCACCTCATCACTCCGATCATCACCAACCCGAAGAAGGCCGCCGAGGCGCTCCAGTGGGTCGTGCGGGAGATGGACCTGCGCTACGACGACCTCGCCAACTTCGGGTACCGGCACATCGACGACTTCAACCACGCGGTCCGCAACGGCAAGTGCAAGGCGCCCGAGGGCAGCGAGCGGGAGTTGTCCCCGTACCCGTACCTGCTGGTGATCGTCGACGAGCTGGCCGACCTGATGATGGTGGCCCCGCGCGACGTCGAGGACTCGATCGTCCGTATCACCCAGCTGGCCCGCGCGGCCGGCATCCACCTGGTGCTCGCCACCCAGCGGCCCTCGGTCGACGTGGTGACCGGCCTGATCAAGGCCAACGTCCCCTCCCGGCTCGCCTTCGCCACCTCCTCCCTCGCCGACAGCCGGGTCATCCTCGACCAGCCCGGCGCCGAGAAGCTCATCGGCAAGGGTGACGGGCTCTTCCTCCCGATGGGCGCCAACAAACCCACCCGTATGCAGGGCGCCTTCGTCACCGAGGACGAGGTCGCCGCCGTCGTCCAGCACTGCAAGGACCAGATGGCCCCGGTCTTCCGGGACGACGTCGTGGTGGGCACGAAACAGAAGAAGGAGATCGACGAGGACATCGGCGACGACCTGGACCTGCTCTGCCAGGCCGCCGAACTGGTCGTCTCCACCCAGTTCGGATCGACCTCGATGCTCCAGCGCAAGCTCCGGGTCGGCTTCGCGAAGGCAGGCCGGCTGATGGACCTGATGGAGTCCCGCAACATCGTCGGCCCCAGCGAGGGCTCCAAGGCGCGCGACGTCATGGTGAAACCCGACGAGCTCGACGGGGTGTTGGCCGTCATCCGCGGGGAAGCCGCTCCGTAAAGGTTTCGTGGGCAACCGTTTCGTACGGTCGTACGTCCAGTTGAAGGGAGGGACGAAGCCGTGCTCCTCCCCGCAGCTCGCTCCGTCGTCACCCCACCCGTACTTCCACCCCGTTCGGCCCACTACAGGTTGCCCAGTCCTCGATCGGGGCCGTGCTCCGTCCCCGCTCCGCCCCGGAGCCGGCGGCGGGGCCGTCCGGCGAACCCGATGGCGTACAAAGTCGTCCCTCCCGGTTGCCCCTCCCTTTCGTACCCCCCCTAGACTGAACATCCAGCAGGTGGCTCACGCTCGAAAGGCGCCCCCGTGTCCATCGGCAACTCCCCCGAAGACGACCGGCCTTCGATCGGTCGTGCCCTTCAGCAGGCTCGTATCGCCGCGGCTCTGACGGTCGAGGAAGTCAGCAGCTCCACCCGGGTGCGCATCCCCATCGTGCACGCGATCGAGCAGGACGACTTCTCCCGCTGCGGCGGCGACGTCTACGCCCGCGGCCACATCCGCACGCTCGCCCGCGCCGTCGGCCTCGATCCGGAACCGCTGGTCGAGGAGTACGACGCCGATCACGGCGGCCGCCCCGCACCGACCCCGGCGGCACCGCTGTTCGAAGCCGAACGCATCCGTTCCGAACCCCGGCGGCCCAACTGGACCGCCGCCATGGTCGCGGCCATCGTCGCCGTCATCGGGTTCGTCGGCTTCACCCTCTTCAGCGGCGAGGACGAACCCTCGAACACCGCGCAGGTCGCGGAGGGCGCCGAGCCCGACAAGACCGTGGCGAAGCCCACCGCCACCAAGCCCTCCGACCCCAAGCCCGTGCCCTCCGAGAGCGCCATCGCCGCCGCCCCCCGGGACAAGGTGACGGTCAAGCTCAGCGCGACCCGCGACGAGAGCTGGATCTCCGCGAAGGACCACAACGGGCGGCG is a window from the Streptomyces sp. MMBL 11-1 genome containing:
- a CDS encoding HAMP domain-containing protein gives rise to the protein MKKQRNGTVEVDAAALNRLLAGLVAMRDGNFRRRLTVSGDGVMTEISAVFNEVADRNLHLTGELARVRRVVGREGKLTERLETGACEGSWAAAIDASNELVDDLARPVSEVGRVLSAVADGDLEQRMELRSHTTDETVRPLRGEFLKVARTVNNLVDQLSVFTEQVTRVAVEVGTEGKLGGQAQVRGMSGSWKDLTDSVNTMAYRLTAQVRDIALVTTAVAKGDLSRKVTVHVAGEMLQLKNTVNTMVDQLSSFSSEVTRVAREVGTEGELGGQATVPGVAGVWKDLTDSVNTMAGNLTSQVRGIAEVTTAVASGDLTQKVTVSARGEVAQLAETINQMTETLRTFADEVTRVASEVGGEGLLGGQAQVPGAAGTWKDLTDSVNTVFRNLTTQVRDIAQVTTAVASGDMSQKVTVDVAGEMLELKNTVNTMVDQLQSFGSEVTRVAREVGVEGRLGGQAEVPGAAGTWKDLTDSVNTAFRNLTGQVRDIAQVTTAVANGDLSQKVTVDVAGEMLELKNTVNTMVAQLSSFADQVTRMARDVGTEGRLGGQARVDGVSGTWKELTDSVNFMAGNLTSQVRQIAQVTTAVARGDLSQKIDVDARGEILELKNTINTMVDQLSAFADQVTRVAREVGTDGRLGGQAQVPGVAGVWRDLTDSVNGMAGNLTAQVRNIAQVATAVARGDLSQKIDVDARGEILELKNTLNTMVDQLSNFAEQVTRVAREVGTEGILGGQAEVQGVSGTWKDLTQSVNGMANNLTLQVRNIAEVTTAVAKGDLSKKITVDAKGEILELVTTVNTMVDQLLNFADEVSRVAREVGTEGILGGQARVRGATGIWKDLSENVNLMANNLTSQVRNISRVSSAVANGDLTKKVTVEARGEVAELADTVNTMVTTLSSFADEVTRVAREVGTEGELGGQARVPGVAGTWKDLTESVNSMASNLTGQVRQIATVTTAIAKGDLTKKIDIDARGEIQELKNTINTMVDQLSSFAEQVTRVAREVGTEGQLGGQARVRDVDGTWRDLTESVNEMAGNLTRQVRAIAAVATAVTRGDLNLKIDVDAAGEIQVLQDNINTMIANLRDTTLANKEQDWLKGNLARISGLMQGRRDLDDVASLIMSELTPVVSAQHGAFFLAMATGDSDEVGPDDGAADAYELRMRGSYGYSAGSMPTSFRPGETLIGTAAEEKRTIQVDNVPPGYLKISSGLGEAPPAHVIVLPVLFEGKVLGVIELASFQPFTHIQRDFLNQLAEMIATSVNTISVNTKTEKLLEQSQELTEQLRDRSQELENRQKALQASNAELEEKAELLAQQNRDIEVKNTEIEEARQVLEERAEQLAVSMRYKSEFLANMSHELRTPLNSLLILAKLLADNAEGNLSPKQVEFAETIHGAGSDLLQLINDILDLSKVEAGKMDVSPTRIALVQLVDYVEATFRPLTAEKGLDFSVRVSPELPATLHTDEQRLLQVLRNLLSNAVKFTDSGAVELVIRPAGADVPNAIREHLLEAGSLRDADADLIAFSVTDTGIGIASSKMLVIFEAFKQADGTTSRKYGGTGLGLSISREIARLLGGEIHAASEPGRGSTFTLYLPLHRAELPPQGFPPVGSGSAEVLGGAGEMGHAQSPQGQSAPYGDPANSAGMFRRRRKALGDAARRAALPAGRTTSESSPQQEEWVQGSQDESQVQGEAAAQDREPRRTFRFRGEKVLIVDDDIRNVFALTSVLEQHGLAVLYAENGREGIEVLEQHDDVTVVLMDIMMPEMDGYATTTAIRRMPQFAGLPIVALTAKAMKGDREKAIECGASDYVTKPVDPDHLLAVMEQWMHGE
- a CDS encoding response regulator, with amino-acid sequence MVQKAKILLVDDRPENLLALEAILSALDQTLVRASSGEEALKALLTDDFAVILLDVQMPGMDGFETAAHIKRRERTRDIPIIFLTAINHGPHHTFRGYAAGAVDYISKPFDPWVLRAKVSVFVELYMKNCKLREQAALLRLQLEGDGHAGGEHEKEPTGLLAELSARLAAVEEQAEALSKQLDDESADAAAVATAAHLERKLTGLRRALDALEPGTGGGTGVLPAQS
- a CDS encoding DNA translocase FtsK; the protein is MASRTSGKGSQGTAGTAKRVGRTSGPAKKAAPAKKTAPKKSAAPPKKAPPKKTAAKKPAPKPAPSPTGGVYRLVRAVWLGAAHGIGALFRSIGRGAKGLDPAHRKDGLALLLLGLALIVAAGTWSNLQGPVGDLVEMLVTGAFGRLDLLAPILLGAMAVRLILYPERPDANGRIVIGLSALVIGVLGQVHIACGSPGRDAGTEAMQDAGGLIGWATSKPLIFMMGEVLAVPLLVLLTVFGLLVVTATPVNAIPQRLRQLGVRLGIVEPAPEAAEGYEDDDERYDEQWREALPERTRRRGTRRPDADPVHDHDQAEAEALTKRRRSRRPSAQPAMNRPLDAVDVAAAAAAALDGAVLNGMPPSPIVADLTQGVSTDRERTGTPVPGAREAERDGTGRTGAGRGQGRSGAADDAAGGDRSGDVSGRSGAVPDLTKPAPERAEGLPARAEQLQLSGDITYSLPSLDLLERGGPGKTRSAANDAVVASLTNVFTEFKVDAAVTGFTRGPTVTRYEIELGPAVKVEKITALAKNIAYAVASPDVRIISPIPGKSAVGIEIPNSDREMVNLGDVLRLADAAEDDHPMLVALGKNVEGGYEMANLAKMPHVLVAGATGSGKSSCINCLITSIMVRATPDDVRMVLVDPKRVELTAYEGIPHLITPIITNPKKAAEALQWVVREMDLRYDDLANFGYRHIDDFNHAVRNGKCKAPEGSERELSPYPYLLVIVDELADLMMVAPRDVEDSIVRITQLARAAGIHLVLATQRPSVDVVTGLIKANVPSRLAFATSSLADSRVILDQPGAEKLIGKGDGLFLPMGANKPTRMQGAFVTEDEVAAVVQHCKDQMAPVFRDDVVVGTKQKKEIDEDIGDDLDLLCQAAELVVSTQFGSTSMLQRKLRVGFAKAGRLMDLMESRNIVGPSEGSKARDVMVKPDELDGVLAVIRGEAAP
- a CDS encoding helix-turn-helix domain-containing protein; the protein is MSIGNSPEDDRPSIGRALQQARIAAALTVEEVSSSTRVRIPIVHAIEQDDFSRCGGDVYARGHIRTLARAVGLDPEPLVEEYDADHGGRPAPTPAAPLFEAERIRSEPRRPNWTAAMVAAIVAVIGFVGFTLFSGEDEPSNTAQVAEGAEPDKTVAKPTATKPSDPKPVPSESAIAAAPRDKVTVKLSATRDESWISAKDHNGRRLFDGLLLKGESKTFQDKERIDLVLGNAGAIELFVNGKQVEDRFGPGQVERLSYTKGDPEAG